The nucleotide window CCACCGCGAAGCAACCAACATGGAAGGCAACCGGGCGGGGAACAAACCAAtggacataaaaaatatttacaacatgaagaaggaagacgTCATCGTTCAGGAGTACATCAACAAGAGCAGCAACTCCACGATCGACATGTACCATAAGGACCAAGTGAATATTTACATCGAAAATAGCGACTTGAATAAGAAAACGTATAACTGCTACACGTGCAATATACAGATTTACAATTACTCCTTCTTCCGGTACCACTTTAAGTCCGAGTGGCACAAATACAACTTGAAGAGGAAGCTGCTGAATTTGAATGCCGTAAACGAGGTGACCTTTAACGAGAAGGTGCAGAGCTTGACCAAGGGGGGTGGGAGCGGCATCGGAAGTGGCAGCGGCGTCGGAAGTGGCAGCGGCGTCGGAAGTGGCAGCGGAAACGACCCGCATAGTGCAAACCCCCCTAGCGGCAACCACTGCGCGCACAAGAAGCACAGCaacgggaagaaaaagaaggagaaaaaaaaccacgCAGAGTTGTGCAGCGGCAGGAAGGCGAACAACGGAGGCAGCAACACGAGCAACAACTGCGAGGCGCAAAAAGTTAAATACGCAACGAAGGAAGATGTTTTAATGACGAAGAATGTAAAGTACGACAACCCCCAGGTGTGCTTCTTCGACAACAGAATTTTTAACTCAGtagaggaaaatataaagcaCATGAATGATAACTACACATTTTACATCCCTGATTTGAAGTACGTCACGAATTTGAAGAAGGTTCTTCTGACCATTGGGAAGAAAATCTACGAAGAGAACATGTGCATCTACTGCTTTCGCTATTCCAAGTGCGTCAAATCGCTACAGTCGCATATGATCTGCAAGAGTCACACCAAACTGCATGCggagtttttcattttcattcaaAAATATTACGATTTTTCAAAGTCGTACGTTGATTTGTTAAATAGGTACATTACTAATAAGGAGGACAAGGAGTTGCTTCTGTGCCTGCTCCACAAGAAGAGGAGCAACCAAATAGAGTCCAAGTGTCACCGCACCGCGGAGAGGAGCGCGGAAGAGGAGGCGCAGCAGAAGCAGTTCGATAACACCTCAACGGGGTGTGATCAAACCGCGCGGGAAAACCATTCAAATGTGCACCCCTCCAACGCGGAGGAAGCCAAAGCACAACTCGATA belongs to Plasmodium vivax chromosome 3, whole genome shotgun sequence and includes:
- a CDS encoding hypothetical protein, conserved (encoded by transcript PVX_000755A) — encoded protein: MEDPHREATNMEGNRAGNKPMDIKNIYNMKKEDVIVQEYINKSSNSTIDMYHKDQVNIYIENSDLNKKTYNCYTCNIQIYNYSFFRYHFKSEWHKYNLKRKLLNLNAVNEVTFNEKVQSLTKGGGSGIGSGSGVGSGSGVGSGSGNDPHSANPPSGNHCAHKKHSNGKKKKEKKNHAELCSGRKANNGGSNTSNNCEAQKVKYATKEDVLMTKNVKYDNPQVCFFDNRIFNSVEENIKHMNDNYTFYIPDLKYVTNLKKVLLTIGKKIYEENMCIYCFRYSKCVKSLQSHMICKSHTKLHAEFFIFIQKYYDFSKSYVDLLNRYITNKEDKELLLCLLHKKRSNQIESKCHRTAERSAEEEAQQKQFDNTSTGCDQTARENHSNVHPSNAEEAKAQLDNECQSDNGSDDYKVKEEELSKNISYDTIYEALEQFGYTKPELNEYNNLVLPDGSEAINRKIAYIFKQKLPLENRATSKCEKLDVLKKRESNQDYMRYRSYIEVMKKYNLDLNVKTNGLNKFYKSDSIFFL